One Oncorhynchus clarkii lewisi isolate Uvic-CL-2024 chromosome 31, UVic_Ocla_1.0, whole genome shotgun sequence DNA segment encodes these proteins:
- the LOC139391158 gene encoding SLIT and NTRK-like protein 2 → MLNSVLLLSVLTVTSFSSKTESRKTSKDICKNRCSCEEKENILSINCENKGFTTVSLFQPPPNKICQLFLNGNFLSRLNPNEFVSYGNVTSLHLGNNGLQEIKTGAFTGLRFLKRLHLNNNNLEIIKEDTFAGLESLEYLQADYNYISAIEAGAFGKLNKLKVLILNDNLLLSLPNNVFRFVMLTHLDLRGNRLKMLPFAGVLEHIGGIMEIQLEENPWNCTCDLIPLKAWLDTISVFVGDIVCETPFRLHGKDITQLIKQDLCPRRNAGDSNHRVMQPPSDSQYHGLSPTLHPGVTPTKTPRASRPPKTRNRPTQRVTSSKDKQVFGPIMVYQTRSPVPMTCPSICVCTSQNPDSGLNINCQERKLHNITELTPKPSYPKKLHLTGNYLQTIYRTDLTEYSSLELLHLGNNRIAVIQNGAFENLANLRRLYLNGNYIESLSQSLFAGLQSLQYLYLEYNVIKDILPQTFNSLHNLQLLFLNNNLLRSLPDNVFGGTMLTRLNLRNNHFSHLPVRGVLDQLSAFIQIDLQENPWDCTCDIVALKNWMELSSTSVVVNEITCDSPSKHAGRLLRSLRNDAICPEPNEITITKAPTVRPSTDSTPPSAITPTDEQVPEMHAEVPLSVLILGLLVVFILSVCFGAGLFVFVLKRRKGADSVPASANNVDLNSFQVQYGSYNSEPTADKTETHVYNYIPPPVGQMCQNPIYMQKDSEQVAYYRNLKELSFSTMDTKKSELPPSPYTISTVEFIEKQSCGNREPELLYQNIAERVQELPTVGALNYNFCTLPKRQFIPQYETTRRHNQDRLNKTVLYGTPRKYYANQSKNEHPVLPGKLKTEPDYLEVLEKQTAMSQL, encoded by the coding sequence ATGCTGAACAGCGTTTTGTTGCTCAGCGTTTTAACTGTGACCAGTTTCTCATCGAAGACTGAGAGTCGCAAAACTTCGAAAGACATTTGTAAGAACCGCTGCTCATGTGAGGAAAAGGAGAATATATTGAGCATCAACTGTGAAAACAAAGGATTTACAACGGTTAGTCTATTTCAACCCCCACCGAACAAAATCTGTCAACTCTTTCTCAATGGAAACTTTCTTTCAAGGCTGAATCCAAACGAGTTTGTCAGTTATGGTAATGTGACATCACTTCATCTGGGGAACAACGGGTTACAGGAGATAAAGACTGGAGCTTTTACTGGACTGAGATTTTTAAAACGACTTCATCTCAATAACAATAACTTGGAGATAATCAAGGAGGACACATTTGCTGGTTTAGAGAGTTTGGAGTATTTACAGGCAGATTATAATTACATCAGCGCCATTGAAGCAGGTGCATTCGGCAAATTGAATAAACTCAAAGTATTGATTCTCAATGACaacctcctgctctctcttcccAACAATGTATTTCGTTTCGTTATGTTAACGCATTTGGATCTAAGGGGGAACCGGCTTAAGATGTTGCCTTTTGCTGGCGTGCTGGAGCATATAGGTGGCATTATGGAGATCCAACTGGAGGAGAACCCGTGGAACTGCACCTGTGATCTGATCCCCCTAAAAGCCTGGCTGGACACCATATCAGTCTTTGTAGGGGACATCGTCTGCGAGACCCCATTCAGACTGCATGGCAAGGACATTACGCAATTGATTAAGCAAGATCTATGCCCCCGACGAAATGCTGGTGATTCCAATCACCGCGTAATGCAGCCTCCCTCTGATTCCCAATACCACGGCCTTTCTCCCACCCTGCACCCCGGTGTCACTCCAACAAAAACCCCAAGGGCCTCCCGTCCCCCTAAAACGAGAAATCGCCCCACACAAAGGGTAACGTCTAGTAAGGACAAACAAGTTTTCGGGCCTATAATGGTTTATCAGACTAGGTCCCCTGTTCCCATGACCTGCCCTAGCATTTGCGTATGCACCTCTCAGAACCCAGACAGTGGATTAAATATCAACTGCCAGGAGAGGAAattacataatataacagagctTACCCCTAAACCGTCCTATCCAAAGAAATTGCATTTAACAGGCAATTACTTGCAGACCATATACAGAACAGACCTAACCGAATACAGCTCACTAGAGCTCCTCCACTTAGGAAATAATAGAATAGCTGTCATTCAGAATGGGGCCTTTGAAAACCTAGCTAATCTACGGAGACTTTACCTCAATGGCAATTACATTGAAAGTCTATCCCAATCATTATTCGCAGGGTTGCAGAGCCTTCAATACTTATACCTGGAGTACAATGTCATCAAGGACATTTTACCACAGACGTTTAACTCCTTACATAATCTGCAGCTGCTGTTCCTAAACAACAATCTACTGAGATCCCTTCCCGACAATGTTTTTGGAGGGACTATGCTGACAAGACTAAACCTGAGAAACAATCACTTCTCCCACCTGCCGGTGCGCGGTGTGCTCGACCAGCTCTCCGCATTCATTCAGATCGACCTGCAGGAAAACCCATGGGATTGCACCTGCGACATCGTTGCGCTTAAAAACTGGATGGAGCTATCCAGCACCAGCGTTGTGGTAAATGAAATCACATGTGATTCGCCCTCCAAACACGCAGGGCGGCTCCTCAGGTCTCTGCGTAACGATGCAATTTGTCCCGAGCCTAACGAGATCACAATAACCAAGGCCCCCACCGTCAGACCCAGCActgactccactcctccctctgccaTCACGCCCACAGACGAGCAGGTGCCCGAGATGCACGCGGAGGTGCCCCTGTCGGTGCTCATACTTGGACTGCTCGTGGTTTTCATTCTGTCGGTCTGCTTCGGTGCTGGTTTGTTCGTATTTGTCCTGAAACGACGCAAAGGTGCTGATAGCGTTCCCGCCAGTGCCAATAATGTAGATTTAAACTCCTTCCAGGTACAATATGGTTCTTATAACTCAGAACCCACTGCAGATAAAACAGAGACGCATGTGTATAACTACATCCCTCCCCCCGTTGGTCAGATGTGTCAGAACCCCATCTACATGCAGAAAGACAGCGAGCAGGTGGCCTACTATAGGAATCTAAAGGAACTAagcttcagcaccatggacactaAAAAGTCGGAGTTGCCCCCAAGTCCATATACCATAAGCACAGTGGAGTTCATTGAGAAACAATCTTGCGGCAATCGAGAGCCGGAGCTGCTTTATCAAAACATTGCAGAGAGGGTTCAGGAGCTTCCGACTGTTGGGGCTCTGAATTATAATTTTTGCACTTTACCGAAAAGACAATTCATTCCTCAATATGAAACCACTAGACGACACAACCAGGACAGGTTGAATAAAACGGTTCTCTATGGGACTCCACGAAAGTATTATGCCAATCAATCAAAAAATGAACACCCTGTGCTGCCTGGGAAGCTAAAAACAGAACCAGACTACCTCGAAGTTCTGGAAAAACAAACTGCAATGAGTCAGTTGTAA